In Syntrophotaleaceae bacterium, the DNA window TCCAGGGGAAATCCTACGACCTCACCTTCGAGTGGTCCGACGATCGTATCTACTGCTCGGAACTCGTCTGGAAAATATATGACCGCGGCGTTGGCGTCCGCATCGGCAACTTGCAGAAGCTCCGGGATTTTGATCTGACCGACGTCGCCGTAAAGGCGAAGATGAAAGAGCGATATGGAAATCACGTTCCCATGGAAGAGACGGTCATATCCCCGGGGGAGATGTTTTCCTCCCAACTTTTGACGATAGCTGCAAAACATTGAAAGGGACCAGGGACGTTTCTGGCAGAGAGCAGGTTCAATATCAAAGGGGGAGGCACCATGATAGGAGCCATTATCGCAAAGAAAAAAGTTAGAGCGGGCCTGGAAGCGCTGAACCGGCGCGATGTTTCCACGTTTTTATCGTCCTGGGCGGACAATGCTGTCTGGCATTATCCGGGCGATTTGCCGGTCGGCGGCAGATTCGTCGGCAAGCAGGCCATCAGGGGCTGGTTCGAGAACCTGATGCGGCAGATGCCCCAGTTGAAGTTTACCGTACACAGCGTCAGCGTTTCGAACGTGTTCGATCTGATCGGCAACAATGTGGCAGCAGCTCACTGGGAGGTGGATTTCACCAACAGGGACGGCCATCGTTTGCAATACAAAGGGGTGGCGGTCCTCACGATTAAAGGTGGAAAGGTCGTCGAGGGAGCGGATTTCCTGTTCGCCATGAACGAGCAGATCGGGCGCCTGTGGGGCGATTCGAAGCCTACGCCGTAATATGAGACCGGGCGGTTTTTGTTCGAGGCCAAGGGGAAATCGAATTGAATGTCTTCCCGGTTCGCATCGAAAAGGAGTCATTGCGGATGCAAGCAGCACAAGGGATTATCGGAGGGTTGTATATTCTGGCCAGTATCGTTCTCATCATCCTGGCCGCAACTCGCAGAAATTTCCCCGGCAAGACCTGGTTTATCGCCTTTCTGGCAGTGGGTCTTGCCACTCGCCTGGCCTGGCAGATTCCGGCCCTGATTCTGAGGTTCGACCTGAGCCTCGACATACGGCGGTTCTATGAAGGCTGGGGAGTCGCGATGAACCTTGTCGGTCTCGGCGGCTTTTGCCTTCTGATTCCGTTCTTTTTTGCCGTAGCAACCCCATCACAATTGCCTGCCGCCTGTACCGCGACCGATGTGACGCATCAAACTCCTCTCGCCGGAGACACGGAAAATCCCCTTTTTGGAATCGGCGGCTGGTTGAAGTTTTTCGTGGTCGTCAATATGTACATCGCCCCCGTACTGTTCGGACTTCAGCAGATTTTCGCGTTCGTCGGCTTCGGCATGCTGGCCGGGGACTATCCGGGCCTCGTTGTTGTCGGTTTGATTGAAACGGCTGTCGGGATCTTTTTCGTCGTCAAGTGGATTATGATTGCGCGCCGTCTCCGCGATATGGTGCCCGGCGTGGTCCAGGAAGCCAAGAGATGGCTGCTGATTACGCTGACGTGGAATGTTCTCAGCACGCCACTCGTCTTCCTGTCGGGGGTGGATGCCGAAGCGGTGATGGTTGGGGCTATGAAGGGGCTAATCACCGGAGTCATCAGTTTTGCGATCTGGTACTCGTATTTCAACGTCTCGAAGCGGGTCAAGGTAACCTACGGGGTTTATAATATCACCCAAACAATTGGAGCCTCCATGAAACATTCAATTCTTTGTATCTTGATTTTCTCCCTTTTCCTGTGCTCACCCCTTGCCTTGGCGCAGAATTCCGAAAAGGAAACGGCTGCCATCGCCGCAGCAGAAGAATGGCTCGCTATTGTCGACTCGGGCCATTACGGACAAAGCTGGAAGCAGGCGGCCGATTACCTGAAAAGTTCCGTAACCAAGGAAAAGTTTCGGGACAGCCTGAAGGCAGTCAGGACGCCGCTGGGCGGAGTCAGATCCCGAAAGATCCAGAGCGCCGTACCCATGACCTCTTTGCCCGGCGCCCCCGACGGTAACTATGTCGTCATCCAATTCGAAACATCCTTCGAAAACAAGACATCGGCCGTTGAAACCGTAACCCCCATGCTGGAGAAAAATGGCCGCTGGCGGGTATCAGGTTACTACATCAGGTAGAACTGTTGTCTGGAGGACGGTTCTATGAAAACTACCATGCGGATTACGGTTTCAATCATGGCACTCACTTGTCTTTTAGGGTTGCGCCGGTAAGGAAGGATCATGCTTGGCCATCGGATGTTGAAAACACCGGGGGGAGAGCTGGCTCACGCCGACTTCTGCAGGGAGTTCTCGACGTACAATACCAGGTCCTCGATGGTGACCACTGTCAGGTAGTGCTTTTCGGCAAAGGCCACGATCTCCGGCAGACGAGCCATGGTGCCGTCCTCTTTGGTGAGTTCGCAGAGTACGCCGGCGGGTTTGTGCCCGGCCAGACGCATCAGATCGACAGTGCCCTCGGTGTGTCCCCGCCGGGACAGAACGCCGCCGGGATGGGCCCGCAAGGGGAAGACGTGGCCCGGGCGGGCCAGGTCTTCGGGGCGGCAGTCGTCGGCAATGGCGGTGCGGATTGTTGTGACCCGGTCAGCCGCCGAGACCCCGGTGGTGACTCCCTGACGGGCTTCGATGGAGATTGTGAAGGCAGTGCGATTGGCGCTGGTGTTGTCGCCGACCATCTGCGGCAGGTCGAGCTGCCTGAGTTTATCTTCGGTCAGGCAGAGGCAGACGATGCCGCTGCATTCGCGGATCAGCATGGCCATCTGAGGCGCCGTTATGGTTTCCGCGGGAAAGATCAGATCACCTTCGTTCTCCCGGTTTGCATCGTCAACCAGCAAAATGCCGCGCCCCTGGCGCAGTCGTTCCACGGCCTTGTGTACGCGTTCGAGAGGGGTTCCAAAATGGTCGAGCAGTGAGCAGGGCATGAAGACACTCCTTGAAATGAAGATGGACAACCATCTCAAGGCGTGAAGGGGAGGTCGCTCGCGCGAGGGTTCGGGCAAAGGAGCCCAAAAAATTGCGATTCTCTCCCGTCCGGACTGTAACCGTCGGCCCCGGATTCCAACCGGTGTCAGCTGACCCTGCCCATGGGACAGGCGCTCGCGGGCTTGTTTGCCTGACATTAGCCTGACAACATCACCGCCGGTGGGGACTTTCACCCCGCCCTGAGAATTCCTGAATACGATAGCCCCGATTCCTTCGGGAGTCAATGGTTTCCGCGATCTGTTCGGGTGCACTCTCTTAGGCGGCTGTTTCTCTCAACGGGGAAATTCCCCTATCGATGGATACCGTTCTGAAGAGCCATATCCCCACGGAAAAGGAGGAGACGCATGAAAAAGGATGAAAAACTGCAGAATGCCGCACGCAGGAGACTTCTGATCCAAACTCCCTTCGCATTTCTGGGACTGATTGCCTGTCTGCAGGGCAGAGCTCGGGGCTCCATGCTGCAAACCGGGAATTATCGGCGGAAAATCGATGCTGATGCCTGTTTCGGATGCGGCGCCTGCGCGGACGTCTGTCCGACGAATGCCATTCAAAGCAGTAACGGGATTTACTCCATCAACCCCAACCTCTGTATCGGTTGCGGCGCCTGCGATCCGGAATGCCCGGTGGAGGCGATCGAGCAGGGAACCCTGATTGTCGTTCCTTCGGTCGACGACGAATGCGTCGGATGCGGCGCCTGTGCGGCCGTTTGTCCCACCGGAGCTATAAATGTTGGTACGAAGGCGGTCATCACGCCCTCGCTCTGCTCCGGCTGTCGCGACTGCGTTCCGGTCTGCCCTGTCGCCTGCATCAGTTAGGAGCGGTCGAGGTTTTCAGGGTTTGGACACTCCCGAGGGGCAGGCCGGCACTCTCTTCGGCAACATATCTGCCCTTCATGATTCGCTCGCAGCCGATGAGGCTCAAGGTAATTGTGCGATGGTCCTTATCACTCCCGCCGAACCGAATGATGCCGAAGTCATTCTGGCTTTGCAGAAACGCGCCTACCAGTCCGAGGCCCGGTTGTACAACGACTGGAATATTCCACCTCTTACCCAAACACTCCCCGCGCTGAGAGATGAAATAGAAACGGCGATCGTGCTGAAGGCCGTAAAAGGCAGGACCATTGTTGGTTCTGTTCGGGCAAGTGTGACCGAAAGGGTCTGTTCCATCGGTCGGCTCATCGTGGAGCCGGAGTTTCAGGGGCAGGGGATCGGAACCATGCTGCTCAAGGCTATCGAGGGAGCCGTACCCAAAGTCAACCGTTTCGAACTTTTCACCGGCAGCAGGAGCGAAAGGAATATCCGTCTGTACCTTCGCCACGGCTACCAGATCACAAGGCATGAGCGGCTTTCGATGCAGGTCACGTTGGTTTACATGAGCAAGTGCGCCCATAGTCGTCGGTGAAGATAAGGAGAGTCAGGTCTGCCCTAGACCTAACTGAGATCGTCAGCTTTGCGATCTGGTACTCGTACTTCAAATCAACTTACGCCATATGGAATCGGTTACGCCCATGTTGGAAACGGATGGCCGCTGGCGGGTCTCCGGCTACTACATCCGCTCGCTCCCCCTTGAAGATCCAATTGAAGTCTCTTGATTAAAATGGCTGAAAATGCTATGAGTAGAGCGGTCATGCCCGCATGTTCCTGCAATCGATAACGATGTTGCAAAACGCACATTATCCAAGTGTTCGTCTTTCCATCCTGGCCAGAGCCAGAGGGTAGGTTTTCCGGTGAAGGTCCTGTTTCTGGTCCCCCGGTTGGACAAAGCCAGTACACGCTACAGGGTATTGCAGTACCTGCCGTTTCTGGAGCAGGCGGGGATTGTCTGCGCGGTCCGGCCGCTGTCCGGAAAAACCGTTGGTTGGATCAGCCTGGGGGCCGAAATCTCCCGGGCTGATGTCGTTTTTGTCCAGAAAAAGCTGCTCAACGGCCCGGTCTGGCATTTCATCAGCGCCCTGTCCAGACGCCTGATTTTCGATTTTGACGACGCGATCATGCTGAAGGAATCGGAAACGGATTTCAGTTCCCGATGTCGGCAGTTCCGCCGTTTTGCAGGCACTGTGCGACGTGTCGATCTGGTGGTCTGCGGAAACCGCTACCTTGCGGAAAATACTGCTGCTCTGAACGGCAATCTGCAGATTCTGCCGACGGTGATTGATGAACAGCGCTACCGGCCGAGGCAGTGCAAGCCGGTCCGAAACGAGAAGGGCAATCTCGTTATCGGTTGGATGGGCAGTCGCACAAATCTACCCTATCTTCAGGAGATCGTCCCCCAGCTGCAAGCAGCCTGCCAGGCTGTTCCCGGAACCCGCTTCAAGATTGTCTCGGATGCTTTCCTCGATTTCAAAGATGTGGAGGTGATCAAAAAGCCCTGGCGTTCCGAGGAGGAAATCAGCGATCTGGAATCTTTCGACATCGGCATCATGCCCCTGCCCGATACCCCCTGGTGTCGTGGGAAATGCGGTTTCAAGCTGATCCAGTACATGGCTGTCGGAACCCCGGTGGTCTGCTCTCCGGTGGGAGTCAATGCCGAAATCGTCACCGATGGGCGAGAAGGTTTTTGGGCCCGCAGACCCGAGGAATGGGTGGAGCGTCTGGTTCGCCTGTTAAAGGACAGGGACCTGCGCCAAACAATGGGGAACCTCGGCCGTGAGACCATCGTCCGCCGGTTCTCTCTGCAAGCCAACGCCGATCGACTGATCGAACTGCTGCGAAATCTGGCGGCCGAACCTGAGGAAAGGGTCTCTCAATGAAACCGGGGGTTGCGGTGGTGATCAGCGCCTGGGAGGGACATCCAGCGCTGGTGTTGCGTCGTCTGGTCAATTCCATGAAGCGTTTCGCGCCTGGAGTCCCGTTCGATCCGGTGCTGTCGATCAATGGAGAAGGCTACGATCTGCCGGAAGATCTGGCGGCCGTTTTCCGCCATGTTTTCCGCCGGGAAAACACCGGATATAACCTCGGCGCCTGGGATCATGCCTGGCGGCATCTGGCCGGATATGATTACTACCTGTTTTTGCAGGATGAATGTTTCATCCGCCGTGGAAACTGGGTCCGCCTGTTTTTACAGCGATTTGCCGGTGACCGTGACTGCGGGCTGATTGGGGAAAATCTGAACCCCGGCTGGAACCATTCATGGCAGGATCTGATTGAAAGCGAGTCCTTCAGCGAGAAAAAACGTCAACGGGCAATGCTCTATCGTCAACTGCTGCAACAATGGGGAATTCCTGCCGGTCAAACCGCAGCCCATCTGACTTCTGTAGTGCAGTTTACCGCCCGCCGGATTCTTGAAGAGGTAGACGGTTATCCGATCCGGAATGAACATGGAGAGGCCGTCGCCGCCGAAATCGGCTTTTCCCGCAAGATTGCCGCGGCCGGCTATTCCCTGCATCAACTCGGCAGGTGGCGCCATCAGACAATAGGCCATCCGCAGTGGCCGACGGAAGCCCTGTGGCGGAAGTTCCGGGAATCTTTGCGGCCAACGGCCCACAGGGGGAGGTCATGACGGTTTCACCTCCCCGTGTCAGCATCTGTATTCCGACGTATAATAGCGCCGCCTTCCTGGAGGAAGCTTTGGAGTCGGTATGGGCCCAGGACTTTCGGGATTATGAAGTGGTCATGGTCGATGACGGATCGAGCGACGATACAGTGCGGATTTCCGCCGCCTTTGCCGCCCGGGACCCCCGCATACGCTGTTTCGTCAATCCCTACAACCTGGGCATCTCAACCAATTGCAACCGCTGCATGGAACTGGCCCGGGGAAGCTATATCAAATTTCTGTTCGCTGACGACGTCCTGCTCGCCCCCGATGCCCTGGCCCGGATGGCGGCTGCGCTGGACGCTCATCCCGGTGTGGCGCTGGTGGCCTGCGCGCGCCGCATTATCGACGGCCAGTCACGGCTGCTGCAGGAGATAGTGTCCTATGCGGATGGTTTGCACTGTCCGGGTAGTGAGGTGGCCAGACACTGCCTGATCGATGTTGTCAACCGCATTGGAGAGCCGACGGCCGTCCTCTTCCGCCGCCGGGTCGGACGCCCGGGGTTCGATCCGGACTATTGCCAGCTGCTCGATTTCGAGATGTGGCTCCGCCTGCTTGAAGAGGGGGATTTTTTCTACCTGGGTGTGCCACTGGTCGGATTTCGTCTGCATGACGGTCAGGCAACCCAGAACAATCGCCGATCCCTGGCCCATCTGGCTGATCATCGTCGTCTGTTACAAAAATACCCGGGCAAAAAGGGGCTTGGACCGGGTAGGCTGGGGCGGTTGCTGGCAAGGCTGCAGCAGTGCGAGAAGATCTGGAGGCTGCATGCGCGGAAAAAAGTCCTGACCCGCCATGAGGCTAAAGAGGAGATCGCTCACATCATGGCGCCCGGCCGTTTTTTCCTGCTCCGTCCCCTGTATCGACTGATCCTGCGGAATTTCGTTCATCCTCTGTATATTCGATGCCTTGCTCCCAAAGGGGGAAGGGGCGGGTGATCAGTCGTTCTTTTTCTGGAGGGAACAAAGACTATGTTCAGCATTGTCATGCCGGTATGGAACCGCGCCGGTGAGGTCGGGGCAGCCATCGACAGTGTCCTGAGCCAGACCTGGCAGGATTTCGAACTGATTGTGGTGGATGACGGGTCTACCGACGGTACTTCTTCCGTCGTGCAGGCTCGGCAGGATCCCCGGATCCGTTTTTTCCAACGGCCCCATGAGGGGGTCTGCAAGGCGCGCAACTATGCTCTGTCAAGGGCAACCCGTCCCTTCATTGCCTATCTCGATTCGGACAACAGCTGGGATCCGGATTTTCTCGATTCCATGCGCCAGGCCCTGCTCGACAGCCCTGAAGGTCTGGCCACCGCTTATTGTCAGGCCCGATTTCTGAGGCGCGACAAAGAGTCGCACGAGCTGCGATTGCATTGCCATATCGGGAAGCCTTTCAGCTTTCGTGAGCTGTTGCGGCGAAACTATATCGACCTCAATTCCTTTGTGCATGCCCGGGAACTGACAAGCATCGCCGGGGGGTTTGACGACCAGCTGCTCCGGCTGAATGACTGGGATCTCATTATCCGTCTCACGGCTCTGTCTCCGCCCGTTTTCGTTCCCAGGCCCATGGTGGACTACCGGGACCGGGTGGCGGTCAACACCATCACCGGCAATCAGAAACTCGCGCCGGCGATGCGGTACATCCAAAAAAAATACAAGGGGAGCAGCGGTCCTTTCGTCTACGTCCACGACACCGTCCCCCAGGTCTGGAACGATTTGAGTGACAGCAAGCACCGCAACTTCTGGCTGCATCTGAACCGTAAAAAATTTCAGATACCGGAAGACCGCCACGCCCTGGCCTATCCTTTCATGCTGCAGATCGAGCCGACCAATGCCTGCAATCTCGGCTGCCCCCTGTGCCCGGTCGGCCGCAATGAACTGGGACGCGCGACGGAACACATGTCTCTGGAAACCTTTCAGGGAATCGTGGACGATATGGCGGACTATCTGCAGTTCCTGCTGCTGTGGGATTGGGGAGAACCGTTCATGAATCCGCAACTGCCGGACATGGTGGCCTATGCGACGTCTCGCGATATCCGCACCATGACCAGCACCAACGCTCATTTTCTTGAAAATGACGAGTACCTCCGGCGCCTCTTCTCAGCGGGCCTGTCGACCCTGATCGTGGCGGTCGATTCCCTGCATGACGAAAGCTATCGGACCTATCGCCAGAAGGGATCTTTGTCGCGGGCAATAAAGGGGCTGGAAAAGGCCGTAACTCTGAAGCGTGAAATGAATGCTTCCACCCTCATCAATCTGCGCATGGTTGTAATGAAACAGAACCAGCACGAGGTTGTTTCTCTGCGTCGTCTGGCACGCAAGGTCGGGGTGGACTGGTTCAACGTCAAAACCCTCAATCCCAGTTGCGGCACGACGGACATGGATATGACTCTTGTTCCCGATGATGCCCGCTACCAGCGCTTCGCCTACGACAAAGACGGGCAGCGGATTCGCCAGGAAGTTCCCTGTGATCGCCCTTTTCTGATGGCCAATATTTTCTCCAATGGCGACGTGGTTCCCTGCTGCTACGATTTCGACTCGAGCATGAAGATCGGCAACGTGAAGGAAAAGTCTTTCAGGGAAATCTGGAACGGGGAGGAGATGCGCGCCATGCGCTCACGCATCCTTGACGAGCGGGGCTCCCTGCCGAAGTGTGAGGCCTGCGGCATAAACTTCAAGCAGTCCCGCAGCGGATGGTTTCCGGAAGTACTGGATTTGACCGAAGAAAGGCTGGGGCGCTTTTTGTCGGATTCCTATGTTCCCCTGGCCTTCACCGGAAAACGGCAATTCAGTCCAAATGGGAAAATTTGGCATCAATGGATGCCCTTTTAAAGGGACTTCCCGGCTGGTTTTTCTGCTCAAACCTGCAGCGCCGGTTCCTGCAGGGCGGCGATCTGCTCGCGCAGTTCCAGGATGTGGTCTCCCCAGTAACGGGGAGTGTTGAACCAGGGAAAGCTGTTCGGAAAGGCGGGATCTTCCCAGCGCTGGGCGAGCCAGGCGGTAAAGTGCAGAATGCGAAGGCTTCGCAGCGCTTCGACGAGCTGCAGTTCCCGGAGATCGAAGTCGTTGAATTCCCCGTAACCTTCCAGGATTTCTCCAAGTTGGGCGGTTTTTGCCGCCCGGTCTCCTGACAGCATCATCCAGAGGTCCTGCACCGCGGGCGCCATGCGCGCATCATCGAAATCGACGAAATGAGGTCCCCCGTCCCGCCACAGAATATTGCCCCCGTGGCAGTCTCCGTGGGTGCGCAGATAGCGCACCGGTCCCGTTCGCGACAGGATCTCCTCGATTCCCTGCAGCAGGTCTCGGGTCAGACCATCGTAATGCTCTTTGTACTCGGGAGGCACGTACCGTTCGCTGACGAGTGCAGCTGGTTCGTAACCGAAGGTACGGATATCGAGCCGGGGCCGTCCCTCGAAATCCCTCAAGGCCCCGATGCGGTGGATGCGGCCCATGAGCCGACCAAGGATAAGCAGATTGCCGAGGTTGTCCAACTCGGGCGCGTGACCGCCCCGTCGTGGATAGAGGGCGAAGCGGAAGCCGCGGAAATGAAACAGGCTTTGGCCTTCGGCATTCCGGCTGGGCGCTACAACCGGGAGTTCGTGCTCCGCCAGCTCGAAACAGAACCGATGCTCTTCCAGGATCTGCTCGTCGGTCCAGCGTCGGGGACGATAGAACTTCGCCACTAAAGGATTTTCTCCTTCGATGCCGACCTGGTAGACCCGGTTTTCGTAACTGTTCAGGGCCAGGGTCCGGCAATCGCACAGGTAGCCCTGGCTTTCCACGGCATCCATGATGAAAGCGGGCGTCAGCTTCTGGAAAGGATGCGGGTCGGTCATCGAATTCTCCTGACAGGTTAATACCAGGCACTTTAGCAGAAACCGCGCGGTCACTGCAAAGAGTTCACCACCTGTATCCTGCGTCCCTCGAATTCGACCACCTGACCGGGGCGGACCTTGCAGCGTTTGCGCAGTTCCACCTGGCCATCGACGTTGACGGATCCCTCGGCGATCATCAATTTGGCGACCCCGCCGCTGGGGCACATCCCGGTCAGTTTCAGCAGATCGTTCAATTCGACGAATTCGCGACCTTCCAGATCAAATTCTTCCATGGCGACTCCTCGTGGCCAAACAAAAAACCACAGGGACCAAGCCCTGTGGTAACATTTGCTCCCTTATATCATTTAAAGCTTGTCGGCGGCAACCTGTTTTGGTTTTAATGCCGCTATCCTCGAACAACAGAAATGGGTTACGATGAAAATATGGGTCGACGCGGATGCATGCCCTGCCGTAATCAAGGACATTCTGTTCCGGGCGGCAGAGCGAACCGGGATCTCCCTGACCCTGGTCGCCAATCACTTCATGCGCATTCCGCCTTCGCGGCATATCGATTTTCTGCACGTCCCTTCAGGTTTTGATGTCGCAGACAACGAAATCGTCAAAAGACTCGACCCCGGCGATCTGGTCATCACGGCCGATATCCCTCTGGCCGCGGAGGTGGTAGACAAGGGCGGCTACGTCCTCGATCCCCGGGGTGAGTCCTATAACCTGGACAATATCAAAGAGCGCCTGGTGATGCGTGATCTTATGGACACGCTTCGATCCAGCGGGATCGAAACCGGTGGCCCGGCGGCCATGAGCCAAGCCGATCGGAAAAAATTCGCCAACGGGCTGGACCAGTTTCTGGCGAGACATGTTAAATAGCAACATGTACGACAAGGACGGACCCGCCAGGAAAACCGGGCGGAGAGAGGTGAAATCAGCAGTGCTGATCGAAAAACAGGTCAATCTCGAAACCCTGAATACCTTCGGCCTCCCGGCCCGGGCTGCTTTTCTGGTCAGAGTGACTGACGAGGACGATGTGCGGGCCATTATTGCCGACCGCATGATCGGCTCCCTGCCACGTTTCATCCTGGGGGGCGGCAGCAATGTCGTGTTCACCGGGGACCTGCAGGCTCTGGTGCTCAAGGTGGAAGTCCCCGGTCTGGACCTGCTGGAAACCCGGCCGGATGCTTGGATCGTGCAGGCCGGAGCCGGCGAATCCTGGCACGGTCTGGTGGAATGGACCCTGGCCCGGGACCTGCCCGGCCTGGAGAATCTGGCTCTCATTCCCGGCACGGTGGGAGCCGCGCCGGTGCAGAATATCGGCGCCTACGGCCTGGAACTGGCAGATAGGTTCGAATCGCTGGATATCGTGGAACTGGCGACCGGCCGGACCCGCACCCTGTTTCGCGAGGACTGTCGGTTCGGCTACCGGGACAGCATCTTCAAACGGGATCTGGCAGGCACCTGTCTCATCACCCGGGTACGCCTGCGCCTGCCCCGGCCCTGGCAACCGGTTCTTGACTACCCCGATCTTGCCCGGCTGGCTGCGGAATCGGTCGCCCCTCTTACACCGATTGGGATATTCGATCGCATCTGTTCGGTGCGCCGATCCAAACTGCCCGACCCGGCAGAGATCGGCAGTGCCGGCAGCTTCTTCAAGAACCCGGTGATTTCCGCTGCTCAGTTCCGCGCCCTGGCCGAACGGGAACCCGGCATTGTTCACTTTTCCCTCCCGGATGGTGACTACAAGCTGGCCGCTGGCTGGCTGATCGAAGCCTGCGGCTGGAAGGGGAGAAACATGGGCGGGGCAGGAGTTCATGACCGGCAGGCTCTGGTTCTGGTCAACCGCGGACAGGCCAGGGGCCGG includes these proteins:
- a CDS encoding nuclear transport factor 2 family protein encodes the protein MIGAIIAKKKVRAGLEALNRRDVSTFLSSWADNAVWHYPGDLPVGGRFVGKQAIRGWFENLMRQMPQLKFTVHSVSVSNVFDLIGNNVAAAHWEVDFTNRDGHRLQYKGVAVLTIKGGKVVEGADFLFAMNEQIGRLWGDSKPTP
- a CDS encoding DUF4019 domain-containing protein; this encodes MQAAQGIIGGLYILASIVLIILAATRRNFPGKTWFIAFLAVGLATRLAWQIPALILRFDLSLDIRRFYEGWGVAMNLVGLGGFCLLIPFFFAVATPSQLPAACTATDVTHQTPLAGDTENPLFGIGGWLKFFVVVNMYIAPVLFGLQQIFAFVGFGMLAGDYPGLVVVGLIETAVGIFFVVKWIMIARRLRDMVPGVVQEAKRWLLITLTWNVLSTPLVFLSGVDAEAVMVGAMKGLITGVISFAIWYSYFNVSKRVKVTYGVYNITQTIGASMKHSILCILIFSLFLCSPLALAQNSEKETAAIAAAEEWLAIVDSGHYGQSWKQAADYLKSSVTKEKFRDSLKAVRTPLGGVRSRKIQSAVPMTSLPGAPDGNYVVIQFETSFENKTSAVETVTPMLEKNGRWRVSGYYIR
- the ribB gene encoding 3,4-dihydroxy-2-butanone-4-phosphate synthase is translated as MPCSLLDHFGTPLERVHKAVERLRQGRGILLVDDANRENEGDLIFPAETITAPQMAMLIRECSGIVCLCLTEDKLRQLDLPQMVGDNTSANRTAFTISIEARQGVTTGVSAADRVTTIRTAIADDCRPEDLARPGHVFPLRAHPGGVLSRRGHTEGTVDLMRLAGHKPAGVLCELTKEDGTMARLPEIVAFAEKHYLTVVTIEDLVLYVENSLQKSA
- a CDS encoding 4Fe-4S binding protein, with translation MKKDEKLQNAARRRLLIQTPFAFLGLIACLQGRARGSMLQTGNYRRKIDADACFGCGACADVCPTNAIQSSNGIYSINPNLCIGCGACDPECPVEAIEQGTLIVVPSVDDECVGCGACAAVCPTGAINVGTKAVITPSLCSGCRDCVPVCPVACIS
- a CDS encoding GNAT family N-acetyltransferase; this encodes MVLITPAEPNDAEVILALQKRAYQSEARLYNDWNIPPLTQTLPALRDEIETAIVLKAVKGRTIVGSVRASVTERVCSIGRLIVEPEFQGQGIGTMLLKAIEGAVPKVNRFELFTGSRSERNIRLYLRHGYQITRHERLSMQVTLVYMSKCAHSRR
- a CDS encoding glycosyltransferase family 4 protein, with the protein product MKVLFLVPRLDKASTRYRVLQYLPFLEQAGIVCAVRPLSGKTVGWISLGAEISRADVVFVQKKLLNGPVWHFISALSRRLIFDFDDAIMLKESETDFSSRCRQFRRFAGTVRRVDLVVCGNRYLAENTAALNGNLQILPTVIDEQRYRPRQCKPVRNEKGNLVIGWMGSRTNLPYLQEIVPQLQAACQAVPGTRFKIVSDAFLDFKDVEVIKKPWRSEEEISDLESFDIGIMPLPDTPWCRGKCGFKLIQYMAVGTPVVCSPVGVNAEIVTDGREGFWARRPEEWVERLVRLLKDRDLRQTMGNLGRETIVRRFSLQANADRLIELLRNLAAEPEERVSQ
- a CDS encoding glycosyltransferase, with amino-acid sequence MTVSPPRVSICIPTYNSAAFLEEALESVWAQDFRDYEVVMVDDGSSDDTVRISAAFAARDPRIRCFVNPYNLGISTNCNRCMELARGSYIKFLFADDVLLAPDALARMAAALDAHPGVALVACARRIIDGQSRLLQEIVSYADGLHCPGSEVARHCLIDVVNRIGEPTAVLFRRRVGRPGFDPDYCQLLDFEMWLRLLEEGDFFYLGVPLVGFRLHDGQATQNNRRSLAHLADHRRLLQKYPGKKGLGPGRLGRLLARLQQCEKIWRLHARKKVLTRHEAKEEIAHIMAPGRFFLLRPLYRLILRNFVHPLYIRCLAPKGGRGG
- a CDS encoding glycosyltransferase, yielding MFSIVMPVWNRAGEVGAAIDSVLSQTWQDFELIVVDDGSTDGTSSVVQARQDPRIRFFQRPHEGVCKARNYALSRATRPFIAYLDSDNSWDPDFLDSMRQALLDSPEGLATAYCQARFLRRDKESHELRLHCHIGKPFSFRELLRRNYIDLNSFVHARELTSIAGGFDDQLLRLNDWDLIIRLTALSPPVFVPRPMVDYRDRVAVNTITGNQKLAPAMRYIQKKYKGSSGPFVYVHDTVPQVWNDLSDSKHRNFWLHLNRKKFQIPEDRHALAYPFMLQIEPTNACNLGCPLCPVGRNELGRATEHMSLETFQGIVDDMADYLQFLLLWDWGEPFMNPQLPDMVAYATSRDIRTMTSTNAHFLENDEYLRRLFSAGLSTLIVAVDSLHDESYRTYRQKGSLSRAIKGLEKAVTLKREMNASTLINLRMVVMKQNQHEVVSLRRLARKVGVDWFNVKTLNPSCGTTDMDMTLVPDDARYQRFAYDKDGQRIRQEVPCDRPFLMANIFSNGDVVPCCYDFDSSMKIGNVKEKSFREIWNGEEMRAMRSRILDERGSLPKCEACGINFKQSRSGWFPEVLDLTEERLGRFLSDSYVPLAFTGKRQFSPNGKIWHQWMPF
- a CDS encoding serine/threonine protein kinase, with product MTDPHPFQKLTPAFIMDAVESQGYLCDCRTLALNSYENRVYQVGIEGENPLVAKFYRPRRWTDEQILEEHRFCFELAEHELPVVAPSRNAEGQSLFHFRGFRFALYPRRGGHAPELDNLGNLLILGRLMGRIHRIGALRDFEGRPRLDIRTFGYEPAALVSERYVPPEYKEHYDGLTRDLLQGIEEILSRTGPVRYLRTHGDCHGGNILWRDGGPHFVDFDDARMAPAVQDLWMMLSGDRAAKTAQLGEILEGYGEFNDFDLRELQLVEALRSLRILHFTAWLAQRWEDPAFPNSFPWFNTPRYWGDHILELREQIAALQEPALQV
- a CDS encoding RNA-binding S4 domain-containing protein; the protein is MEEFDLEGREFVELNDLLKLTGMCPSGGVAKLMIAEGSVNVDGQVELRKRCKVRPGQVVEFEGRRIQVVNSLQ
- a CDS encoding YaiI/YqxD family protein — protein: MKIWVDADACPAVIKDILFRAAERTGISLTLVANHFMRIPPSRHIDFLHVPSGFDVADNEIVKRLDPGDLVITADIPLAAEVVDKGGYVLDPRGESYNLDNIKERLVMRDLMDTLRSSGIETGGPAAMSQADRKKFANGLDQFLARHVK